From a region of the Narcine bancroftii isolate sNarBan1 chromosome 5, sNarBan1.hap1, whole genome shotgun sequence genome:
- the rbm15 gene encoding RNA-binding protein 15 — MKEKDVSPKAGGKRGEERRGGHHQQPRKIGTNHNSINRNNKNHGNAKRTRNISGKRTNNRDYDVYAPNRTTNNLNLSSASSRTSRNERQPGEYKTLKISNLGSQLSDGAIEDGLFHEFKKFGDVSVKISRDGDERVALVNFRHSEDAKAARHAKGRLVLHDRPLKIETVYPPPKGRSYSPELDGYSAPSVQANRHRQRSLSPAGLGYREHRAQQRSSLGRQIAPPPPPPPPPPPQRDLERERDYAFYEGRGRAAYALERTAFREDEILPEDDKRANRTLFIGNLDPSVSQNDLLLAFERFGVILEVDIKRPPRGQGNSYGFLKFENLDMAHRAKIAMSGKVIGRNPIKIGYGKATPTTRLWVGGLGAWVPVAGLAREFDRFGTIRSIDYRKGDSWAYIQYESLDAAQAACTQMRGFPLGGPDRRLRVDFADTEHRYPQQYLQALPIPHFDLIGDGLLPRAECLRGRERNSPPMHFRERDLFPGNDWHILSVRERNRSSHEPFEHLDREVRDSWSLERDREHILQNWDQRRKRRGPVDVRPTECSPSNDRSRKRRCISPDRSPGNSSRDGGRHSDSDRDAKNERYSPNRDRRNSTEKVSCGKHEIKAISLLEKEKDRKHRTMECMSPLRSKSKSDLNAKASDNFQEPDRKLNVAWHGMLVLKNSSFSTNMHFLEGDLSVATNLLVDVSTGGKVAQLKITQRLRLDQPKLDEVTRRIKASGTNGYCVLLAVPALNSMENVEGMSTGLEQATSPQRPLRNLVSYLKQKQAAGVISLPVGGSKEKDHTGVLHAFPPCDFSQQYLQTSARALAKSEEDCLVIIIVRGAA, encoded by the coding sequence ATGAAGGAGAAAGACGTGTCACCTAAAGCTGGTGGTAAACGAGGGGAAGAAAGGCGAGGAGGCCACCACCAGCAACCCAGGAAAATAGGGACGAACCATAACAGCATCAACAGAAACAACAAAAACCACGGTAATGCCAAGAGAACTCGCAATATCAGTGGCAAAAGGACCAATAACAGAGATTATGATGTTTATGCACCCAACCGAACTACTAATAACCTGAATCTTTCTTCTGCTTCATCAAGGACTAGTAGGAATGAGAGGCAACCTGGTGAATATAAAACTTTGAAGATCAGCAATTTGGGTTCCCAATTGAGTGATGGTGCTATAGAGGATGGTCTTTTCCACGAGTTTAAGAAGTTTGGGGACGTTAGTGTGAAAATATCCAGGGATGGAGATGAAAGAGTGGCGTTGGTAAATTTCAGACATTCTGAGGATGCAAAGGCTGCTCGGCATGCCAAGGGCAGATTGGTTCTACACGATCGTCCTTTAAAAATTGAAACTGTTTATCCTCCACCAAAAGGAAGAAGTTACTCACCTGAATTGGATGGGTATTCTGCACCCAGCGTTCAAGCCAACCGTCATAGACAGAGATCTCTGTCTCCAGCAGGGCTTGGTTATAGAGAACATCGAGCTCAACAACGCAGTTCTTTGGGACGTCAGATAGCACcaccacctccaccaccaccgcCACCACCTCCCCAGAGAGACTTGGAGAGAGAGCGTGATTATGCCTTTTATGAAGGTCGGGGTCGAGCTGCATATGCCCTTGAGAGAACTGCATTTAGGGAAGATGAAATCTTGCCAGAAGATGACAAGCGAGCTAACAGGACGTTGTTTATTGGAAACCTGGATCCTTCTGTTTCACAGAATGACCTCTTGCTTGCATTTGAGAGGTTTGGTGTTATCTTGGAGGTGGATATCAAAAGACCACCTCGAGGCCAAGGAAATTCGTATGGCTTCTTGAAATTTGAAAACTTGGATATGGCACACAGAGCAAAGATTGCAATGTCTGGCAAAGTGATAGGGAGAAATCCAATCAAGATTGGTTACGGGAAAGCAACTCCCACGACTCGCTTGTGGGTTGGGGGATTAGGTGCCTGGGTTCCTGTTGCTGGTCTTGCAAGGGAGTTTGATCGCTTTGGTACCATAAGGTCTATTGACTATAGAAAGGGGGACAGCTGGGCCTACATTCAGTATGAAAGTTTGGATGCTGCTCAAGCAGCTTGCACTCAAATGCGTGGCTTTCCCCTGGGTGGGCCAGATCGGCGGTTAAGAGTTGACTTCGCTGACACAGAGCATCGATATCCTCAACAGTATCTGCAAGCTTTACCCATTCCTCATTTTGATTTGATCGGCGATGGCCTCCTTCCTCGTGCAGAGTGTctgagggggagagaaaggaatTCTCCCCCAATGCATTTTCGAGAAAGGGACCTTTTTCCGGGCAATGATTGGCACATTCTTTCTGTTCGGGAAAGAAATCGGAGTAGCCACGAACCATTTGAGCACCTTGATCGTGAAGTCCGGGACAGCTGGTCTCTTGAACGTGACCGCGAGCATATTTTGCAGAATTGGGACCaaagaaggaaaaggagaggACCAGTGGATGTACGTCCCACTGAATGTTCCCCCAGCAATGATAGGTCCAGAAAGCGCCGTTGTATTTCACCAGATCGCAGCCCAGGTAATAGCAGCCGCGATGGTGGACGCCACAGTGACTCTGATCGTGATGCAAAGAATGAGCGGTATTCACCCAATAGAGATCGGCGTAACAGCACAGAGAAAGTTTCTTGCGGTAAACATGAGATCAAAGCCATAAGCTTACTCGAAAAAGAGAAGGATCGTAAGCATCGAACTATGGAGTGTATGAGCCCACTGAGGagcaaatcaaaatcagatctcAATGCCAAAGCATCTGATAACTTCCAGGAACCTGATCGCAAATTGAACGTGGCCTGGCATGGAATGCTAGTTCTGAAAAATAGCTCTTTCTCAACAAACATGCACTTCCTCGAGGGAGATCTGAGCGTTGCAACCAACTTGCTCGTGGATGTCTCGACTGGAGGGAAAGTAGCACAGTTAAAAATCACTCAGCGCTTACGACTTGATCAGCCTAAATTGGATGAGGTAACAAGACGCATCAAAGCATCGGGCACTAATGGTTATTGTGTCCTGTTGGCCGTACCAGCTTTAAACAGCATGGAAAATGTGGAAGGAATGTCCACTGGTTTAGAGCAAGCCACTTCACCACAGCGACCACTGAGGAACTTGGTATCCTACCTAAAACAAAAGCAGGCAGCTGGAGTCATTAGCCTGCCTGTTGGAGGCAGCAAAGAGAAGGACCACACAGGTGTGCTCCATGCTTTTCCTCCATGTGATTTTTCTCAACAGTATCTTCAAACCTCTGCTCGAGCCCTGGCCAAATCCGAAGAAGACTGTCTAGTTATAATAATTGTACGTGGTGCAGCTTAG